A genomic window from Tissierellales bacterium includes:
- a CDS encoding methyl-accepting chemotaxis protein, which produces MENKRQLIEGKLFILITFILLLVYMAVTYIENKIFNIGIIIGLAFISTLILEKMYKKSESVVGKENEVLQETKDNLKTQVETSSKIYEVCEMLNIVSQESLDSTNTIASYIEMADSNTMEQYDMLKYTNYLTSNIDSSLDKVEKDISEKIQFISNSIISAKKGIKTTKNMEKRIGILKGLIANSSKKMLILQEYSCQTTGLMDMMDSILREVNMLSLNASIEASKTGDQGKDFFAVEKRIHKLAKEIKKVSKEIEKVLTGLKQEISNVSNCINEEAEYIDEVCLGIKITSEELKGILDILNQGKEKLKSIKDIINKNSIITKDVTSNINSITNFSEDISLRMAETNCQVLEQNNRAKYLQEVVKKLSEGVYKLQQLVAGDIMERRMFQAVYIIRDYLDEKSYLDEKIIDQMLNKTGMDAIYITNPYGVVIYSSEKGAIGLNLYEVDRTFLQLKENKKEYIITPIKIRVEDGQLFKFLAIKDEEGRLCEVGLGLDRLLEEM; this is translated from the coding sequence TTGGAGAATAAAAGACAGCTTATTGAGGGGAAATTGTTTATTCTTATAACCTTCATATTATTACTTGTTTATATGGCAGTAACCTATATTGAAAATAAAATATTTAATATAGGTATAATAATAGGATTAGCTTTTATATCTACATTAATATTAGAAAAAATGTATAAAAAGTCAGAGTCTGTAGTAGGAAAAGAAAACGAAGTATTACAAGAAACAAAGGATAATTTAAAAACTCAAGTAGAAACATCTTCTAAGATATATGAAGTCTGTGAAATGTTAAATATAGTTTCCCAGGAAAGTTTAGACTCTACTAATACTATAGCATCATACATTGAAATGGCTGACTCAAACACAATGGAACAGTACGATATGTTAAAATATACAAACTATTTGACAAGTAATATTGATTCATCATTAGATAAAGTTGAAAAGGATATAAGTGAAAAAATACAATTTATTTCTAACTCCATTATCTCTGCTAAAAAAGGTATTAAAACTACTAAAAATATGGAAAAAAGAATAGGAATTTTAAAAGGGCTAATAGCTAATAGTTCTAAAAAAATGTTGATATTACAGGAATATTCTTGTCAGACAACAGGTTTAATGGATATGATGGATTCAATCTTAAGAGAAGTAAATATGCTTTCTTTAAATGCATCTATTGAAGCATCTAAGACAGGAGACCAAGGGAAAGATTTTTTTGCAGTTGAAAAGAGAATTCATAAATTAGCCAAAGAAATTAAAAAGGTTTCTAAAGAAATAGAGAAGGTTTTAACAGGCTTAAAACAGGAAATATCCAATGTATCTAATTGTATAAATGAAGAAGCAGAATATATTGATGAAGTTTGTTTAGGAATTAAAATAACCAGTGAAGAATTAAAAGGTATTTTAGATATATTAAATCAAGGAAAAGAAAAATTAAAGAGTATAAAAGATATAATTAATAAAAACAGTATTATAACAAAAGATGTTACTTCAAATATAAATAGTATAACTAATTTCTCAGAAGATATTTCCCTACGAATGGCAGAGACAAACTGTCAGGTTTTAGAACAAAATAATAGGGCCAAATATCTACAGGAAGTAGTAAAAAAGCTTAGTGAGGGTGTTTATAAACTCCAACAGTTGGTTGCTGGTGATATTATGGAGAGGAGAATGTTTCAAGCCGTATATATTATTAGGGATTATTTAGATGAAAAATCTTATTTAGATGAAAAGATTATAGACCAAATGTTAAATAAAACAGGAATGGATGCTATATATATTACTAATCCATATGGTGTGGTTATATACAGTAGCGAGAAAGGTGCTATAGGGCTAAATTTATATGAAGTTGATAGAACCTTTTTGCAACTAAAAGAAAATAAAAAAGAATATATTATAACTCCTATAAAGATAAGAGTTGAAGATGGACAATTATTTAAATTTTTAGCGATTAAGGATGAAGAGGGAAGATTATGTGAAGTAGGTCTTGGGCTAGATAGATTGTTAGAGGAGATGTAG
- a CDS encoding XdhC/CoxI family protein: MTNFTMLKEAVKLIERGEEIALATVTKASGSTPREEGTKMIVLEDGTIYGTVGGGNLESRVIDESIEALKNGQSFSLYLPLEKEELGMECGGEVEVFIDVFKSKPKLLIVGGGHVGLAIYEIASILDFDITVFEDRQELLAKERFPLAKELILGNVEENLSNYPIDENTYIVIVTRGHKYDESCLENVVESNAKYIGVMGSKRKVKVMMDSLKKKGIDEDLLERVYTPIGLNLGGETPEEIAISIMSEILLIKNSGSLIHMKSTRKDNIML; the protein is encoded by the coding sequence ATGACAAACTTTACTATGTTAAAAGAAGCAGTTAAATTAATTGAAAGAGGAGAAGAAATAGCCTTGGCTACAGTCACTAAAGCTTCAGGTTCTACGCCTAGGGAAGAAGGGACAAAAATGATAGTTTTAGAAGATGGGACTATTTATGGAACAGTAGGTGGTGGAAATTTAGAAAGTAGGGTAATAGATGAATCTATAGAAGCTTTAAAAAACGGACAAAGTTTTAGCTTATATCTGCCTCTTGAAAAAGAGGAATTAGGTATGGAATGTGGAGGAGAAGTAGAAGTATTTATAGATGTATTTAAATCTAAACCTAAACTTTTAATTGTCGGTGGCGGTCATGTAGGTTTAGCCATATATGAAATAGCATCTATTTTAGATTTTGATATAACTGTTTTTGAAGATAGACAAGAACTTTTAGCAAAAGAAAGATTCCCTTTAGCTAAAGAATTAATTTTAGGTAATGTAGAAGAAAATTTGTCAAACTATCCTATAGATGAGAATACATATATAGTGATAGTTACTAGAGGTCATAAATATGATGAAAGTTGTTTAGAAAATGTAGTTGAAAGTAATGCAAAATATATTGGTGTCATGGGTAGTAAAAGAAAGGTAAAGGTTATGATGGATAGCTTAAAGAAAAAGGGAATAGATGAAGACCTTTTAGAAAGGGTTTATACTCCTATTGGTTTAAATTTAGGTGGTGAAACTCCAGAAGAAATAGCTATAAGTATTATGTCCGAAATACTTTTGATTAAAAATAGTGGCAGCCTTATACACATGAAGAGTACAAGAAAGGATAATATTATGTTATAA
- the yqeB gene encoding selenium-dependent molybdenum cofactor biosynthesis protein YqeB, with translation MKNLVIIRGGGDVASGIIHRLFISGFKVLVLEIERPLCIRRTVSFAEAVYSKEVNIEGVKGILVYNKEDVILALENNLVPIYIDEKGEIIRELRPLAVVDSIIAKKNLGTNINMAPITIGVGPGFEAGLDVDLVIESNRGHNLGKVIYKGRAEKNTGVAGTTLGYRNERVLRAPVSGIIKPLRNIGEKVAFGEAVVSIGGKEIKAKVHGIVRGMIKEGLYVKEGTKIGDIDPRGNVDNAFTISDKARAIGGGVLEGILHFNNMREDLNDKLYYVKRSS, from the coding sequence ATGAAGAATTTGGTGATTATTAGAGGTGGTGGTGATGTGGCTTCAGGAATTATACACCGTTTATTTATTAGTGGATTTAAGGTTTTAGTTTTAGAAATAGAGAGACCACTATGTATAAGAAGAACTGTGTCTTTTGCTGAAGCTGTATATAGTAAGGAAGTAAATATAGAAGGTGTAAAAGGTATTTTAGTATATAATAAAGAAGATGTAATATTAGCTTTGGAAAATAATTTAGTGCCTATTTATATAGATGAAAAGGGTGAAATTATAAGAGAGTTAAGACCTTTAGCTGTAGTTGATAGTATAATTGCTAAGAAGAATTTAGGAACAAATATAAATATGGCTCCTATAACCATAGGTGTTGGTCCAGGGTTCGAGGCTGGTTTAGATGTAGATTTAGTTATAGAAAGTAATAGAGGACATAATTTAGGAAAAGTAATATATAAAGGAAGGGCGGAAAAAAATACAGGAGTTGCCGGAACCACTTTAGGTTATAGAAATGAAAGGGTTCTAAGGGCTCCTGTTTCTGGTATAATTAAGCCTTTGCGTAATATTGGGGAAAAAGTAGCCTTTGGAGAAGCGGTTGTATCAATAGGTGGTAAAGAAATAAAAGCTAAAGTCCATGGTATAGTTAGAGGTATGATTAAGGAAGGTTTATATGTAAAGGAAGGAACAAAAATAGGAGATATTGATCCTAGGGGAAATGTGGATAATGCTTTTACTATATCAGATAAAGCAAGAGCAATAGGTGGAGGAGTTTTAGAAGGTATTTTACATTTTAATAACATGAGGGAGGATTTAAATGACAAACTTTACTATGTTAAAAGAAGCAGTTAA
- a CDS encoding aminotransferase class V-fold PLP-dependent enzyme has product MIYFDNGATSFPKPEIVYDEIYTAMKDYGANPGRSGHKLALKAGRGIYETRDVLSQLFNIKNPMNIVFTMNCTESLNLGLKGLLKKGDHVITTSMEHNSVIRPLKAMGREGISTTVVNADSKGRINPVDIESCIQKNTKLIVMTHISNLTGTILPIEEVGKIAKDNGIIFMVDAAQSAGVYDVDVENMYIDLLAFPGHKGLLGPQGTGGLYIKEGLDIRELKEGGTGSISHSLGQPEVLPDKFESGTPNTPGVIGLGAGVRYILEKDIRNIRKHEEELTRHFIEGLSKVHGVKLYGPLDVREQGAVVSLNIGDEDSSEISYILNEVYNIAVRPGLHCAPLAHKTIGTFEQGVVRFSFGIFNTHDEIELGIKAIKEICKEI; this is encoded by the coding sequence ATGATTTATTTTGATAATGGAGCTACTTCTTTTCCAAAACCAGAGATTGTTTATGATGAGATATATACTGCTATGAAAGATTATGGAGCAAATCCAGGAAGGTCAGGGCATAAGTTGGCCTTAAAAGCTGGAAGAGGTATATATGAAACGAGGGATGTACTTTCCCAATTGTTCAATATTAAAAATCCTATGAATATAGTATTTACAATGAATTGTACAGAAAGTTTGAATTTAGGTTTAAAAGGCTTATTAAAAAAGGGTGACCACGTTATTACTACTTCTATGGAACATAATTCTGTTATAAGACCTTTAAAAGCCATGGGTAGGGAGGGCATAAGTACAACAGTAGTAAATGCAGATAGTAAAGGCAGAATTAACCCAGTGGATATTGAAAGTTGTATTCAGAAAAATACAAAGCTTATTGTTATGACTCATATTTCAAATCTTACAGGCACAATCCTTCCCATTGAAGAAGTTGGTAAAATAGCAAAAGACAATGGAATTATCTTCATGGTAGACGCAGCTCAGTCAGCAGGTGTTTACGATGTGGATGTAGAAAATATGTATATTGATTTATTAGCTTTTCCAGGGCATAAAGGACTTTTAGGGCCTCAAGGTACTGGAGGCTTATATATTAAAGAAGGATTAGATATAAGGGAACTTAAAGAAGGCGGGACAGGTAGTATTTCTCATTCTTTAGGACAGCCAGAAGTATTACCAGATAAATTTGAAAGTGGTACTCCTAATACGCCAGGTGTAATAGGTTTAGGTGCTGGTGTTAGATATATATTAGAAAAGGATATTAGAAATATAAGAAAGCATGAAGAGGAATTAACAAGGCATTTTATTGAGGGATTATCAAAAGTCCATGGAGTAAAACTTTATGGTCCTTTAGATGTTAGAGAGCAAGGAGCAGTAGTATCTTTAAATATTGGTGATGAAGATTCTTCAGAAATTAGTTATATATTAAATGAAGTATATAATATAGCCGTAAGACCTGGTCTTCATTGTGCTCCTTTAGCTCATAAAACTATAGGTACTTTTGAACAAGGCGTAGTACGGTTTAGCTTTGGCATATTCAATACACATGATGAAATTGAACTAGGAATAAAAGCTATTAAGGAGATATGCAAGGAAATATAA
- the mocA gene encoding molybdenum cofactor cytidylyltransferase: MITGIILASGFSSRMGKDKLLLEIEGEKIIERVIKAGKKSNLDEIILVYRKAEVGEIGEKYGVNTVENEKPSLGQSESVKLGVLKSKEETEGYMFLMGDQPFLTYKTINKIIKEFYKRKKFIIIPYYSGIKGNPVLFPSKLKKELLSIEGDKGGRDIIREKSNTVFKVFFESGKLGMDIDTPEDFFVHKGGYYEEFGDY; this comes from the coding sequence ATGATAACAGGTATAATACTAGCTTCCGGTTTTTCATCTAGAATGGGAAAGGACAAGTTATTATTAGAAATAGAAGGAGAAAAAATAATAGAGAGGGTAATTAAGGCAGGAAAAAAATCTAACTTAGATGAAATTATATTAGTTTATAGGAAAGCTGAAGTAGGAGAAATTGGAGAAAAATATGGTGTTAATACTGTGGAAAATGAAAAACCTAGTTTAGGTCAAAGTGAATCTGTAAAATTAGGTGTTCTAAAATCTAAGGAAGAAACAGAAGGATATATGTTTCTAATGGGTGATCAGCCTTTTTTGACTTATAAAACCATTAATAAAATAATAAAAGAATTTTACAAGAGAAAAAAATTTATTATTATTCCTTATTATTCTGGTATAAAAGGAAATCCTGTTTTATTCCCATCAAAATTGAAAAAGGAATTGTTAAGTATAGAAGGAGATAAGGGAGGAAGAGATATAATTAGGGAAAAGTCTAATACAGTGTTTAAGGTTTTTTTTGAAAGTGGAAAATTAGGTATGGATATTGATACCCCTGAGGATTTTTTTGTGCACAAAGGAGGTTACTATGAAGAATTTGGTGATTATTAG
- the yqeC gene encoding selenium cofactor biosynthesis protein YqeC codes for MQFDINLNKKSLITFVGAGGKTSTIIALAQELKKMKKKVLITTTTYMYSSITKLGDYSFLKKIGDISLDKPSITVLGERVEGEKIKGLSPTVINRIYKENLFDFILVEGDGSKGRPIKGPKSFEPVIPMETEKTIGIIGIDCLGKSISEDYVHRPEIFTKLTNKNLGDTIDINSVVKLVLNENGIFKDSKGENILFLNKIENNEDITLGRDIGQKLESEGFYKVIFGSIKAKKFY; via the coding sequence ATGCAATTTGATATTAATTTAAATAAAAAGTCCTTAATCACTTTTGTTGGTGCTGGAGGTAAAACTAGTACAATTATTGCTTTAGCCCAAGAATTAAAGAAGATGAAGAAAAAAGTTCTTATTACTACAACCACTTATATGTATTCGTCAATAACAAAATTAGGAGATTATAGTTTTCTAAAAAAAATTGGAGATATATCTTTGGATAAGCCTTCTATAACAGTTCTAGGAGAAAGAGTAGAAGGAGAAAAAATAAAGGGATTATCTCCTACTGTTATTAATAGAATATATAAAGAAAATTTATTTGATTTTATATTAGTTGAAGGAGATGGTTCAAAGGGGAGACCTATTAAAGGGCCAAAAAGTTTTGAACCAGTAATTCCTATGGAGACCGAAAAAACTATAGGAATAATAGGAATAGATTGTCTAGGAAAATCCATTAGCGAAGATTATGTTCATAGACCAGAGATATTTACTAAATTAACTAATAAAAATTTAGGTGATACTATTGATATTAATAGTGTAGTAAAATTAGTTTTAAATGAAAATGGTATTTTTAAGGATTCAAAGGGAGAAAATATATTATTTTTGAATAAAATAGAAAATAATGAAGATATAACTTTAGGAAGAGATATAGGGCAAAAGCTTGAAAGTGAAGGGTTTTACAAAGTTATTTTTGGTAGTATAAAAGCAAAAAAATTTTATTAG